A single genomic interval of Bacillaceae bacterium S4-13-56 harbors:
- a CDS encoding SE1561 family protein has product MADQSTKIQELKTRLSVFMDRVDRLDPETISVEDIDQLIAMLDELEKMYE; this is encoded by the coding sequence ATGGCGGACCAATCAACCAAAATACAAGAGCTGAAAACTCGTTTATCAGTGTTTATGGATAGGGTGGACAGACTGGATCCAGAAACAATTTCAGTAGAAGATATTGATCAACTCATAGCTATGCTTGACGAACTAGAGAAAATGTATGAGTAA
- a CDS encoding YfkD family protein, with translation MKSKFRLTFLIIVISIVLPMQTFAFNLAEDKKEPKVEEKKEDSVKEKSNYGVPSHVLSISQENTYPNSTQDQTVLEPSELTKELLENVDTPIENPELIRMLNESSLKTSPLAIGYRGMIYMGHWPINYESNETSINWEYHEINTNRINNLGGKEQQTLHYQQEEEKHVKGALTTKIDQAKEIKKMMLLKAHEETELPLAFHTVIGQGTKKANSYGIPPKQIGTLKAFAPAVNEKGVVTFAEVYLELKGSKKKLVVKNVTRQGIGAWIPVQDYVSFGFTLKDH, from the coding sequence ATGAAATCTAAATTCAGACTTACCTTTTTAATTATAGTTATTTCTATAGTTTTACCAATGCAGACTTTCGCTTTTAATTTGGCTGAAGACAAAAAGGAACCAAAAGTGGAGGAGAAAAAAGAAGATAGTGTAAAAGAGAAGTCAAATTACGGTGTACCAAGTCATGTATTATCTATTAGTCAAGAAAACACCTATCCCAATTCTACACAGGATCAAACGGTACTCGAGCCAAGTGAGTTAACAAAAGAACTTTTAGAAAATGTGGATACGCCTATTGAAAATCCAGAGTTAATTCGTATGCTTAATGAATCGTCATTAAAAACTTCCCCGCTTGCAATCGGTTATCGCGGAATGATTTACATGGGGCACTGGCCTATCAATTATGAATCAAATGAAACAAGCATTAACTGGGAGTATCATGAAATTAATACCAATCGCATCAATAATCTAGGTGGAAAAGAGCAACAAACCCTTCATTATCAACAAGAAGAGGAAAAGCATGTGAAAGGTGCCTTAACGACTAAGATAGATCAAGCCAAAGAAATTAAAAAGATGATGCTTCTGAAGGCACATGAAGAAACGGAACTTCCATTAGCCTTTCATACTGTTATTGGCCAAGGTACTAAAAAAGCAAATAGCTACGGAATTCCACCAAAGCAAATTGGAACATTAAAAGCCTTTGCGCCAGCAGTTAATGAAAAAGGCGTGGTTACCTTCGCAGAAGTATATCTAGAGCTAAAAGGATCTAAGAAAAAACTCGTAGTCAAAAATGTAACCCGCCAAGGAATCGGAGCCTGGATCCCCGTCCAAGACTACGTATCCTTCGGCTTTACACTAAAAGACCACTAG